One Nocardioides aromaticivorans genomic window carries:
- a CDS encoding MMPL family transporter: MLRRIADLTWRRPRSILLGALLFAALAGFFGHDVEHHLKAAGFTDPDSESERAAAVLHDALGHGAEPGLVVLVRPRDGGALDLSDSTVRDEVLRLAEELRGSRYVGHVPDPFETPGLIASDERSVLLPAQLTTTDLEDEGGLADESVRQRVRSDIVDVGYAGFAPGFNEVNDQTRRDLTRAELIAFPLLGILLLVVFRSVVAAAVPLLLGGLSILGTLLALRIMAALVDTSLFALNIATALSLGLAVDYALLLVSRHREEVLVHGHTLEAHRRAVATAGRASLFSGLTVAAAMAALMVMPQRFLYSIGAAGAAVGVLSAVMAVVVVPALLAALGPRIDALSIRKGPSLAATSDRWFRLAHAVMRRPVLVAVATTVGLLALAAPLVATTLTGPSAQAVPPGQQSYEVNRAIEDQYGRAFTEATSIVVRGDVDDDALAALANRVGAVPGVESVAPFARADADVAWTTVVLDAPALDERAQDAVRGIRAVDGPGEMLVSGNTARFMDEKSSLIGHAPLVVALIVLLIVVLIFLLTGSVILPLKTLLMNALTLAAVLGILVLVFERKVGTQLLDYPGPYAVEVTSLVFLFAVTFALATDYAVLVMARIKELHDGGLPNEEAVAEGVARTGRIISAAAVMIAVVFLAFAVSPVFFMKQIAVAMALGVLIDATIVRALLVPALMRLLGEANWWAPAPLRRVQERFGIREG, encoded by the coding sequence ATGCTCCGTCGCATCGCCGACCTGACCTGGCGGCGGCCCCGGTCGATCCTGCTGGGCGCCCTCCTCTTCGCCGCACTCGCCGGGTTCTTCGGCCACGACGTCGAGCACCACCTGAAGGCCGCCGGCTTCACGGACCCCGACTCCGAGAGCGAGCGCGCCGCCGCGGTCCTCCACGACGCGCTCGGGCACGGAGCCGAGCCCGGGCTCGTCGTACTCGTGCGGCCCAGGGACGGCGGTGCCCTCGACCTCAGCGACTCGACCGTGCGCGACGAGGTGCTGCGCCTGGCGGAGGAGCTGCGCGGATCGCGGTACGTCGGCCACGTGCCCGACCCGTTCGAGACGCCCGGGCTGATCGCCAGCGACGAGCGGTCCGTGCTGCTGCCGGCGCAGCTGACCACGACGGACCTCGAGGACGAGGGCGGCCTCGCCGACGAGTCGGTGCGCCAGCGGGTCCGCTCCGACATCGTCGACGTCGGCTACGCGGGCTTCGCGCCGGGCTTCAACGAGGTCAACGACCAGACCCGGCGCGACCTCACCCGGGCCGAGCTGATCGCGTTCCCGTTGCTCGGGATCCTGCTTCTCGTCGTCTTCCGCAGCGTGGTCGCGGCGGCCGTGCCGCTGCTGCTGGGCGGCCTGTCGATCCTGGGCACCCTGCTCGCGCTGCGGATCATGGCCGCCCTCGTCGACACCTCGCTGTTCGCGCTCAACATCGCCACCGCGCTGAGCCTGGGGCTCGCCGTCGACTACGCGCTGCTGCTCGTGTCGCGGCACCGCGAGGAGGTCCTGGTCCACGGCCACACGCTCGAGGCGCATCGCCGGGCGGTGGCGACCGCGGGTCGGGCCAGCCTGTTCTCCGGCCTCACCGTGGCGGCCGCGATGGCGGCGCTCATGGTGATGCCGCAGCGCTTCCTCTACTCGATCGGCGCGGCGGGCGCGGCGGTCGGCGTCCTGTCGGCCGTGATGGCGGTGGTCGTCGTACCGGCCCTGCTGGCTGCGCTCGGCCCGCGCATCGACGCGCTGTCCATCCGGAAGGGTCCCTCGCTCGCCGCCACCTCGGACCGCTGGTTCCGGCTCGCGCACGCGGTCATGCGGCGGCCGGTCCTGGTCGCCGTGGCGACGACCGTGGGCCTGCTCGCGCTCGCCGCACCGCTCGTGGCGACGACGCTGACCGGGCCCAGCGCACAGGCGGTGCCGCCCGGCCAGCAGTCGTACGAGGTCAACCGTGCGATCGAGGACCAGTACGGGCGGGCGTTCACCGAGGCCACCTCGATCGTGGTGCGCGGTGACGTCGACGACGACGCCCTGGCGGCCCTCGCGAACCGGGTCGGCGCGGTCCCGGGCGTCGAGTCGGTCGCGCCGTTCGCCCGTGCCGACGCCGATGTCGCCTGGACGACGGTGGTCCTCGACGCCCCGGCGCTCGACGAACGGGCCCAGGACGCGGTCCGCGGCATCCGCGCGGTCGACGGTCCCGGGGAGATGCTGGTGTCGGGCAACACGGCCCGCTTCATGGACGAGAAGTCCAGCCTGATCGGCCACGCGCCCCTGGTCGTCGCGCTGATCGTGCTCCTGATCGTCGTCCTGATCTTCCTGCTGACCGGCTCGGTGATCCTGCCGCTGAAGACGCTGCTGATGAACGCGCTCACCCTGGCGGCGGTCCTCGGCATCCTCGTGCTCGTCTTCGAGCGCAAGGTCGGCACCCAGCTCCTCGACTACCCCGGTCCGTACGCCGTCGAGGTGACCAGTCTCGTCTTCCTGTTCGCCGTCACCTTCGCGCTCGCGACGGACTACGCCGTGCTGGTGATGGCGCGGATCAAGGAGCTCCACGACGGCGGCCTGCCCAACGAGGAGGCGGTCGCCGAGGGCGTGGCTCGCACCGGCCGGATCATCAGCGCGGCCGCGGTGATGATCGCCGTCGTCTTCCTCGCCTTCGCGGTCAGCCCGGTCTTCTTCATGAAGCAGATCGCGGTCGCCATGGCGCTCGGCGTGCTCATCGACGCGACCATCGTGCGGGCCCTGCTCGTGCCCGCCCTGATGCGCCTGCTGGGCGAGGCGAACTGGTGGGCGCCGGCGCCGCTGCGCCGCGTGCAGGAGCGCTTCGGCATCCGCGAGGGCTGA
- a CDS encoding alpha/beta fold hydrolase — translation MLAHERIGSGEPLVLVHGIGHRRQAWYPVVDRLAEHREVILLDLPGHGESPAIVPDGRPIKDQLHDVLVDFFAEQGLDRPHIAGNSLGGRIALEAAADDLVSSATTLAPAGFWRGSLDFLYIRAVFVALTGAATLLEPVAPAVMRTAPGRAAAMGLLMTHGGRLDAERALGDVRGLIHAKPALRTIIDGGEPFDRPIDPSIPVTVAWGTRDLVLLPYQATRARKALPDATHVTLPKCGHVPMVDDVDLVVDVLLEGSNHPRLGQARYDVA, via the coding sequence ATGCTCGCCCACGAACGCATCGGATCGGGAGAACCGCTGGTCCTCGTCCACGGCATCGGACACCGCCGGCAGGCGTGGTACCCCGTGGTCGACCGGCTGGCCGAGCACCGTGAGGTGATCCTGCTCGACCTGCCGGGCCACGGCGAGTCGCCGGCCATCGTGCCCGACGGCCGGCCGATCAAGGACCAGCTGCACGACGTGCTGGTCGACTTCTTCGCCGAGCAGGGCCTCGACCGCCCGCACATCGCCGGCAACTCGCTGGGCGGCCGGATCGCCCTCGAGGCCGCCGCCGACGACCTCGTCAGCAGCGCCACGACGCTGGCCCCGGCCGGCTTCTGGCGCGGCAGCCTCGACTTCCTCTACATCCGGGCGGTGTTCGTGGCCCTGACCGGCGCCGCCACGCTGCTCGAGCCGGTCGCCCCGGCGGTCATGCGGACGGCCCCCGGCCGGGCCGCCGCGATGGGCCTGCTGATGACCCACGGCGGTCGCCTCGACGCCGAGCGCGCCCTCGGCGACGTCCGGGGCCTGATCCACGCCAAGCCGGCGCTGCGCACCATCATCGACGGCGGCGAGCCCTTCGACCGCCCGATCGACCCGTCGATCCCGGTCACCGTCGCGTGGGGCACCCGCGACCTCGTGCTGCTGCCCTACCAGGCCACGCGCGCCCGCAAGGCGCTGCCGGACGCCACGCACGTGACCCTGCCGAAGTGCGGCCACGTGCCGATGGTCGACGACGTCGACCTCGTCGTCGACGTCCTCCTCGAGGGCTCGAACCACCCGCGCCTGGGCCAGGCGCGCTACGACGTCGCCTGA
- a CDS encoding RrF2 family transcriptional regulator, which yields MKLSAGVEWAIHCCVVLSQAQQPVPAARLADLHGVSRTYLAKHLQALARAGIVRPVEGRDGGYELTRPPAEVSVLAVVEAIDGPEPAFRCTEIRQQGELAAPPEQCTRPCGVARVMAAAEQAWRRSLAGSSVADLAASFDTTKMRSLL from the coding sequence GTGAAGCTGAGTGCGGGTGTCGAGTGGGCGATCCACTGCTGCGTCGTGCTCAGTCAGGCGCAGCAGCCGGTCCCCGCCGCCCGGCTGGCGGACCTGCACGGTGTCTCGCGGACCTACCTGGCCAAGCACCTCCAGGCGCTGGCCCGGGCCGGCATCGTGCGTCCGGTCGAGGGCCGCGACGGTGGCTACGAGCTGACCCGGCCGCCGGCCGAGGTCAGTGTGCTCGCGGTCGTCGAGGCGATCGACGGCCCCGAGCCGGCGTTCCGCTGCACCGAGATCCGCCAGCAGGGCGAGCTCGCGGCACCTCCCGAGCAGTGCACCCGGCCCTGCGGCGTCGCACGCGTGATGGCGGCGGCCGAGCAGGCCTGGCGCCGGTCCCTGGCCGGCAGCTCGGTCGCCGACCTCGCGGCATCCTTCGACACCACGAAGATGCGCTCCCTGCTGTGA
- a CDS encoding GAF domain-containing sensor histidine kinase: MDLELPPEARALLDAMVAIGSDLDLRGVLTRIVEASCRLTDAEYGVLGIVDDEGSFIDLVPNEAVATQFAGIGRMPEGHGLLGLVPRERRAIRVDHVADHPVSTGQFPPTHPLVDSFLGAPVLVGDQAFGHLYLGNKRGGEGFTTTDQALVEALARAAGVMIDNARTFEQVEWRRRWVASTAEVGSDVSGTLRVQEALDELVVSLRELCGARLVAYVRRDGELLEIRQVAGEGDAAAVAERLSAEIRDVDGSGVPTRIHAGPGRATLVVPVQTRLAGSGVIIVEEAEESPSLRGIMLDLVAVTAVQVGLILDRDQALRDRAQLLVAKDRDRIARDLHDLVIQRLFATGMQLQGARDLDASALRSRVDGAVAELDVAIKELRAAIFELGTGSGRPLLDEVRSLLGEYAGILGFQPVLRVSGPVDRALVPEAGTHVLTTLREALSNVARHAGASSVSVELTASSAWFRVRVTDDGVGFDPDRVVKGHGTGNIRARAADLGGHVTVTSSPGAGTVLEWVIPAVG; the protein is encoded by the coding sequence ATGGACCTGGAGCTGCCGCCAGAGGCGCGCGCACTGCTGGACGCGATGGTCGCCATCGGGTCCGACCTGGACCTGCGCGGCGTGCTGACGCGGATCGTCGAGGCCTCGTGCCGCCTCACCGATGCCGAGTACGGCGTCCTGGGCATCGTCGACGACGAGGGGTCCTTCATCGACCTGGTCCCCAACGAGGCGGTCGCGACGCAGTTCGCCGGGATCGGCCGGATGCCCGAGGGCCACGGCCTGCTCGGGCTGGTGCCGCGCGAGCGGCGCGCCATCCGCGTCGACCACGTGGCCGACCACCCCGTCTCCACCGGGCAGTTCCCGCCCACGCACCCCCTGGTCGACAGCTTCCTCGGCGCGCCCGTCCTCGTCGGCGACCAGGCGTTCGGGCACCTCTACCTCGGCAACAAGCGCGGCGGCGAGGGGTTCACCACGACCGACCAGGCCCTGGTCGAGGCGCTCGCCCGCGCCGCCGGCGTCATGATCGACAACGCGCGCACCTTCGAGCAGGTCGAGTGGCGGCGCCGCTGGGTGGCCAGCACCGCCGAGGTCGGCAGCGACGTCTCCGGCACCCTGCGCGTGCAGGAGGCTCTCGACGAGCTGGTGGTGTCGCTGCGGGAGCTGTGCGGCGCTCGGCTGGTCGCCTACGTGCGTCGTGACGGCGAGCTCCTCGAGATCCGTCAGGTCGCCGGCGAGGGCGACGCCGCGGCCGTCGCCGAGCGGCTCAGCGCCGAGATCCGCGACGTCGACGGCTCGGGCGTCCCCACCCGGATCCACGCCGGTCCGGGGCGGGCCACGCTCGTCGTACCCGTGCAGACCCGGCTGGCCGGCTCCGGGGTGATCATCGTCGAGGAGGCCGAGGAGAGCCCGTCGCTGCGGGGGATCATGCTCGACCTCGTGGCCGTGACCGCCGTGCAGGTCGGCCTGATCCTCGATCGTGACCAGGCCCTTCGCGACCGCGCCCAGCTGCTCGTCGCCAAGGACCGCGACCGGATCGCTCGCGACCTCCACGACCTCGTCATCCAGCGGCTCTTCGCCACGGGGATGCAGTTGCAGGGTGCGCGCGACCTCGACGCCTCCGCGCTGCGCAGCCGGGTCGACGGCGCCGTCGCCGAGCTCGACGTGGCGATCAAGGAGCTGCGCGCCGCGATCTTCGAGCTCGGCACCGGATCGGGGCGACCGCTGCTCGACGAGGTCCGCTCGCTGCTCGGCGAGTACGCCGGCATCCTCGGCTTCCAGCCGGTGCTGAGGGTCTCGGGGCCGGTCGACCGCGCGCTCGTGCCCGAGGCGGGGACCCACGTGCTGACCACGCTGCGCGAGGCGCTGTCCAACGTCGCCCGGCACGCCGGGGCCTCGTCGGTCTCGGTGGAGCTCACCGCCTCGTCGGCGTGGTTCCGGGTGCGCGTGACCGACGACGGCGTGGGCTTCGACCCCGACCGCGTCGTCAAGGGCCACGGCACCGGCAACATCCGGGCCCGCGCCGCGGACCTCGGCGGTCACGTCACGGTGACCTCGTCGCCCGGTGCCGGCACCGTCCTGGAGTGGGTCATCCCGGCGGTGGGCTGA
- a CDS encoding PaaI family thioesterase has protein sequence MATPEEVTAHVRTMIPIFDAMQVEIVEAGRTTVAARLPSGPNVNHFGTTYAGSLFSVAEVLGGVYASTSLVLEGAVPLVKQVTIDFLRPATTDVVARATLSEETIARVLAETEATGKSDFVLDADVTDEQGTVVARTHGLYQLRRLG, from the coding sequence GTGGCCACACCCGAGGAAGTCACCGCCCACGTGCGGACCATGATCCCGATCTTCGACGCCATGCAGGTGGAGATCGTCGAGGCCGGCCGGACCACGGTCGCCGCACGACTCCCTTCGGGTCCGAACGTCAACCACTTCGGCACGACCTACGCCGGGTCGCTGTTCTCCGTCGCCGAGGTGCTCGGCGGGGTCTACGCCAGCACGTCGCTCGTGCTCGAGGGCGCCGTACCGCTGGTCAAGCAGGTGACCATCGACTTCCTGCGCCCGGCGACGACCGACGTCGTCGCCCGCGCCACCCTCAGCGAGGAGACGATCGCCCGCGTGCTGGCGGAGACCGAGGCGACCGGCAAGTCCGACTTCGTGCTGGACGCCGACGTCACGGACGAGCAGGGCACCGTCGTCGCCCGGACCCACGGCCTCTACCAGCTGCGCCGACTGGGCTGA
- a CDS encoding anthrone oxygenase family protein produces MNGVVNGIGQAATIGGTVTTGLVAGLFLAFSTAVMPGLARADDRTFVVAMQAINVAILNPLFLTLFVAPLGCLAVAALTGPARWWVVAALVLYVANVAITQAGNIPLNDALMAAGTPDGPAGWDAARSAFEDSWNRLHLVRTLALVASFACCVGALRAG; encoded by the coding sequence GTGAACGGCGTCGTCAACGGCATCGGTCAGGCCGCGACCATCGGCGGCACCGTGACGACCGGGCTGGTCGCCGGCCTCTTCCTCGCCTTCTCGACCGCCGTGATGCCGGGACTCGCGCGCGCCGACGACCGCACCTTCGTGGTCGCCATGCAGGCGATCAACGTCGCGATCCTCAACCCGCTCTTCCTGACCCTCTTCGTCGCCCCGCTGGGCTGCCTCGCGGTCGCGGCCCTCACCGGGCCGGCACGGTGGTGGGTCGTCGCCGCGCTGGTCCTGTACGTCGCCAACGTGGCGATCACCCAGGCCGGCAACATCCCGCTCAACGACGCCCTCATGGCCGCCGGCACCCCCGACGGGCCCGCCGGTTGGGACGCCGCGCGCAGCGCGTTCGAGGACTCGTGGAACCGGCTGCACCTGGTCCGCACCCTCGCGCTGGTGGCGTCCTTCGCCTGCTGCGTGGGCGCGCTGCGCGCCGGCTGA
- a CDS encoding TSUP family transporter — translation MVLILGALGAFACYTVGGLVGFASSLLYLPVLLVLGVPLSQAVALNLVMAVLTRLPSVVVLRDHLDLRRTTAMLAGSVPGIAAGLVVARLVPAGVLEVGAGLVVLASGLHLVRGRRRPATTPSGAGTRAALVAGGCSGVLGVTTSLNGIPPAVLLARSGATVKARLADLSAFFVVGNCLTLAALAVVADVPVVEPSSETAAWLLVGMVGNAVGLRLAELIDQRRFDDLTIGLVLLSGTASLVGAVT, via the coding sequence GTGGTCCTGATCCTCGGCGCCCTCGGCGCCTTCGCCTGCTACACCGTCGGTGGGCTGGTCGGGTTCGCGAGCTCGTTGCTCTACCTGCCGGTCCTGCTGGTGCTCGGCGTCCCGCTGTCCCAAGCGGTCGCACTCAACCTGGTGATGGCGGTGCTGACCCGCCTGCCGTCGGTCGTCGTGCTGCGCGACCACCTCGACCTCCGTCGTACGACGGCCATGCTGGCCGGCAGCGTCCCGGGCATCGCCGCGGGGCTGGTCGTCGCGCGGCTCGTGCCCGCCGGCGTGCTCGAGGTCGGGGCCGGCCTGGTGGTGCTGGCCAGCGGGCTGCACCTGGTGCGGGGGAGACGGCGCCCGGCGACGACCCCGTCGGGGGCCGGCACGCGGGCGGCCCTCGTGGCGGGCGGTTGCAGCGGCGTCCTCGGCGTCACCACCAGCCTGAACGGCATCCCTCCCGCGGTGCTGCTCGCCCGCAGCGGCGCGACCGTGAAGGCCCGGCTCGCCGACCTGAGCGCCTTCTTCGTCGTCGGCAACTGCCTGACCCTCGCCGCGCTCGCGGTCGTGGCGGACGTGCCGGTCGTCGAGCCCTCGTCGGAGACGGCGGCGTGGCTCCTGGTGGGGATGGTCGGCAACGCCGTCGGGCTGCGGTTGGCCGAGCTGATCGACCAGCGCCGCTTCGACGACCTGACGATCGGGCTGGTGCTGCTCAGCGGGACCGCGTCGCTCGTCGGGGCCGTCACTTGA
- a CDS encoding SDR family oxidoreductase produces the protein MRIVIFGAGLIGSQLAAYLDGQGHDVVALGREAGIDTTTGEGVAEAVAGAEVVVDLTNSPSWADDDVLAFFRDSTAHLVAAGAAAGVRHHVILSIVGLDRLTDAGYMRGKLAQEEGVRAGDVPFTIVRSTQFFEFVPGIADASTTGDTVRATPGKLQPIASADVVARLAEVVTGAPAGGVVEIAGPEVLGIDELVRRLFAATGDPRTVVTDPAAGYFGAALDDTALVATPGAGAWIAPTSYDDWLATRPVPAN, from the coding sequence ATGAGGATCGTGATCTTCGGAGCAGGACTGATCGGGAGCCAGCTCGCGGCGTACCTCGACGGACAGGGCCACGACGTCGTGGCGCTGGGGCGCGAGGCCGGCATCGACACCACCACCGGCGAAGGCGTCGCGGAGGCCGTCGCCGGCGCCGAGGTCGTCGTCGACCTCACCAACTCGCCGTCCTGGGCCGACGACGACGTGCTCGCCTTCTTCCGGGACTCGACGGCCCACCTGGTCGCCGCCGGTGCCGCGGCGGGCGTGCGGCACCACGTGATCCTCTCGATCGTCGGCCTCGACCGGCTGACCGACGCGGGCTACATGCGCGGCAAGCTCGCCCAGGAGGAGGGCGTCCGGGCCGGGGACGTGCCCTTCACGATCGTCAGGTCCACCCAGTTCTTCGAGTTCGTCCCCGGCATCGCCGACGCGTCGACCACCGGCGACACGGTCCGGGCCACGCCCGGCAAGCTGCAGCCGATCGCGTCGGCCGACGTCGTCGCACGCCTCGCCGAGGTCGTGACCGGCGCGCCGGCCGGCGGTGTCGTCGAGATCGCGGGACCCGAGGTCCTCGGCATCGACGAGCTGGTCCGGCGGCTGTTCGCCGCCACGGGCGACCCCCGCACCGTGGTCACCGACCCTGCCGCCGGCTACTTCGGCGCGGCCCTCGACGACACCGCGCTGGTCGCCACCCCGGGCGCCGGTGCGTGGATCGCCCCGACGTCGTACGACGACTGGCTGGCCACGCGCCCGGTGCCGGCCAACTAG
- a CDS encoding AraC family transcriptional regulator, whose product MDGLGHLLSGPRARQAFALRMVMEAPWGVRIEDDPALTLMSVARGSMWLTGELGEPVELREGDVAVIRGGPVYTVADHPSTRPGITILRGNVCVDPDGQLLAQRMALGVRTWGNSHDGSTVLLVGTWEAETEAGRPLLGALPPLIVQRRDDASSPLLTVLADEIVREDPGQEVVIDRLLDLVLVTVLRSWLADDAQVTRGLAHADPVVGEALRLMHNHPGHAWTIASLAAEVGVSRAALARRFGELVGEPPMTYLTHWRLSLAADLLVASDEAIDTVARRVGYGSGFALSAAFKRVRGVSPQQHRRAARG is encoded by the coding sequence GTGGACGGACTCGGTCACCTGCTCTCCGGTCCGCGGGCGCGGCAGGCGTTCGCGCTGCGGATGGTGATGGAGGCGCCCTGGGGGGTGCGGATCGAGGACGACCCGGCGCTCACGCTGATGTCGGTCGCCCGCGGCTCGATGTGGCTCACCGGCGAGCTCGGGGAGCCGGTCGAGCTGCGCGAGGGCGATGTCGCGGTCATCCGCGGCGGCCCGGTCTACACCGTCGCCGACCACCCGTCGACCCGGCCGGGCATCACCATCCTGCGGGGCAATGTGTGCGTCGACCCCGACGGGCAGCTGCTGGCGCAGCGGATGGCCCTCGGCGTGCGGACGTGGGGCAACAGCCACGACGGGTCGACGGTCCTGCTCGTCGGCACCTGGGAGGCCGAGACCGAGGCCGGCCGTCCCCTGCTCGGCGCCCTGCCGCCGCTGATCGTGCAGCGACGCGACGACGCGTCCTCTCCCCTGCTCACCGTGCTCGCCGACGAGATCGTCCGCGAGGACCCCGGCCAGGAGGTCGTCATCGACCGCCTCCTCGACCTCGTCCTGGTCACCGTGCTGCGCTCGTGGCTGGCCGACGACGCACAGGTCACCCGGGGCCTCGCCCACGCCGACCCGGTCGTCGGCGAGGCGCTGCGGCTGATGCACAACCACCCCGGCCACGCGTGGACGATCGCCTCGCTGGCGGCCGAGGTGGGTGTGTCCCGGGCGGCCCTGGCGCGGAGGTTCGGGGAGCTCGTCGGCGAGCCGCCGATGACCTACCTGACCCACTGGCGGCTCTCGCTCGCCGCCGACCTGCTCGTCGCCTCGGACGAGGCCATCGACACGGTGGCGCGACGGGTCGGCTACGGCAGCGGGTTCGCGCTCAGCGCCGCGTTCAAGCGCGTTCGCGGGGTCAGCCCGCAGCAGCACCGGCGAGCGGCGCGGGGCTGA
- a CDS encoding NmrA family transcriptional regulator: MDINQHLVIGGTGKSGRRVTALLQDRGLPVIALSRPAFDWADPATWATVERPAAAAYLTFAPDLTFPGAPEAVAEVAERMARAGVRRVVLLSGRGEAEAQRAERLVADAAGRHGAGWAVVRCAFFLQNFDESLFAAPLAAGHVAFVAGDVREPFVDLDDVAEVVVGLMTGELPGDRVHELTGPELLTFAEAVAGIARAVGRPIGYEQVSPERLRSGLVAAGLPADDAAALVGLFTEVLAGHNAHLADGVEAALGRPATDLATWARRAAGNGAWLAEAAS; this comes from the coding sequence ATGGACATCAACCAGCACCTCGTCATCGGCGGCACCGGCAAGTCCGGTCGCCGCGTCACCGCGCTCCTCCAGGACCGGGGCCTCCCCGTCATCGCACTGTCACGCCCCGCGTTCGACTGGGCCGACCCCGCCACCTGGGCCACCGTCGAGCGGCCCGCCGCGGCGGCGTACCTCACCTTCGCGCCGGACCTCACCTTCCCCGGGGCCCCCGAGGCCGTCGCCGAGGTGGCCGAGCGCATGGCCCGCGCCGGTGTACGACGGGTCGTGCTCCTCTCGGGTCGCGGCGAGGCCGAGGCGCAGCGCGCCGAACGGCTGGTGGCCGACGCAGCGGGGCGCCACGGCGCGGGGTGGGCCGTCGTGCGGTGCGCCTTCTTCCTGCAGAACTTCGACGAGAGCCTCTTCGCCGCACCGCTGGCCGCGGGCCACGTCGCGTTCGTCGCGGGCGACGTCCGGGAGCCCTTCGTCGACCTCGACGACGTCGCCGAGGTGGTCGTCGGCCTGATGACGGGGGAGCTGCCCGGCGACCGGGTGCACGAGCTGACCGGCCCCGAGCTGCTCACCTTCGCCGAGGCGGTCGCCGGGATCGCACGGGCCGTGGGTCGGCCGATCGGCTACGAGCAGGTCAGCCCGGAGCGGCTGCGCAGCGGCCTCGTCGCAGCGGGCCTGCCGGCCGACGACGCCGCCGCGCTGGTCGGCCTGTTCACCGAGGTCCTCGCCGGCCACAACGCCCACCTGGCCGACGGGGTGGAGGCCGCGCTCGGCCGCCCCGCCACCGACCTCGCCACCTGGGCGCGGCGGGCCGCAGGCAACGGCGCGTGGCTGGCGGAGGCGGCGTCGTGA